The Equus caballus isolate H_3958 breed thoroughbred chromosome 22, TB-T2T, whole genome shotgun sequence genome window below encodes:
- the OVOL2 gene encoding transcription factor Ovo-like 2 isoform X2, which translates to MLNRHLKCHNQVKRHLCTFCGKGFNDTFDLKRHVRTHTGIRPYKCDVCNKAFTQRCSLESHLKKIHGVQQQYAYKQRRDKLYVCEDCGYTGPTQEDLYLHVNSAHPGSAFLKKTSKKLAALLQNKLTSTLQGNANLSEEEEK; encoded by the exons ATGCTCAACCGGCACCTCAAGTGCCACAACCAGGTGAAGAGGCACCTGTGCACCTTCTGCGGCAAGGGCTTCAACGACACCTTCGACCTGAAGAGGCACGTCCGCACGCATACAG GCATTCGCCCCTACAAGTGTGATGTCTGCAACAAGGCCTTCACCCAGCGCTGCTCCTTGGAGTCCCACCTGAAGAAAATCCACGGGGTGCAGCAGCAGTACGCCTACAAGCAACGCCGGGACAAGCTGTACGTCTGCGAGGACTGCGGCTACACTGGCCCCACCCAGGAGGACCTGTACCTGCATGTGAACAGTGCCCACCCGGGCAGCGCGTTTCTCAAAAAGACCTCCAAAAAATTGGCGGCCCTTTTGCAAAACAAGCTGACGTCCACACTCCAGGGGAATGCCAACCTGagcgaggaggaggagaagtga